The DNA segment GCGTGATGGGGCGCCTTTCTCCCACGCACGAGCGGGAGCCGGGGGCGATCCACGCCATCGCGGAGATCGACCTGGCGCTGGAGGCCACGGACGTTCAGGAGGTGATCGTCGCGTCGTCCAAGCTCTCGTTCGAGGCGCTGGAGACGCTGATCCACCGCTGCGTCCAGCGCGGAGTCGGCGTCTCCCTCGCGCCGAAGACGCTGCACCTGATGGGGATGCAGTTCGAGTCGAGGCAGGTGCGCGGGGGGACGCTCCTCCGGCTCCGCCCCGTCGGGCTCGGTTTCCCCCAGCTCGCCGTGAAGCGGACGATCGACCTCACGCTGAGCATGATCGTCCTCGTCGTCACCTGGCCCCTCTTCGTCCTGATCGCCCTCGCCATCAAGCTGGACTCCCCCGGCCCGGTGCTGTTCAGGCAGGTGCGCGCGGGGCTGGGTGGCCGCCCGTTCCGGATGTACAAGTTCCGCACGATGGTCAACGATGCGGACGCCATGAAGATGGAGCTGCACCACCTGAACGAGTCCGGGGACCCGCGCCTCTTCAAGATCCGTAACGACCCGCGGGTGACCCGGGTGGGGCGGCTCCTGCGCAAGACTTCGCTGGACGAGCTTCCGCAGCTCTTCAACGTCCTCGCCGGGGAGATGAGCGTGATCGGCCCGCGCCCTTTCTTCCCGGAGGACCTGGACCAGTACTCCGACCACCACTTCGAGCGCCTGAGCGTTCTCCCGGGGATCACCGGGCTCTGGCAGGTGCGGGGACGGAGCCAGGTGGTTGACTTCGAGGAGGTGGTCCGCTTCGACCGGGAGTACATCGACGGATGGTCCGTGTGGCTCGACCTGAAGATCCTCCTCCTCACCC comes from the Longimicrobiaceae bacterium genome and includes:
- a CDS encoding sugar transferase; translated protein: MNSRVIPGTAIEPPVRSLSDTDVRQAVDAAIRRGWLEMGRRASRIFVLMLTDIAAALGAASAMLSLRPDAWPAGFGSAAASWSTFVVAVCIQPLALSVSGAYRAGESRVSFWRVLLGLLLGVSATGMQAFLVGGMGAPLRVEALGLLAYVLWATIAIFAVRVVIDRGVSFAYSLGIGRRRALVVGSSDELQGVVEMLRDRNSADLRVMGRLSPTHEREPGAIHAIAEIDLALEATDVQEVIVASSKLSFEALETLIHRCVQRGVGVSLAPKTLHLMGMQFESRQVRGGTLLRLRPVGLGFPQLAVKRTIDLTLSMIVLVVTWPLFVLIALAIKLDSPGPVLFRQVRAGLGGRPFRMYKFRTMVNDADAMKMELHHLNESGDPRLFKIRNDPRVTRVGRLLRKTSLDELPQLFNVLAGEMSVIGPRPFFPEDLDQYSDHHFERLSVLPGITGLWQVRGRSQVVDFEEVVRFDREYIDGWSVWLDLKILLLTLPAVMRRTGAF